The following are encoded in a window of Tessaracoccus flavescens genomic DNA:
- a CDS encoding winged helix-turn-helix transcriptional regulator produces the protein MRVQLAPALPQGAQRPARPHPGRRPGPQLHRHGHHPPLTPRIPTNILSTRLKELQEGGAVRRVPLRRCGLVYELTEYGRALEPIVLAIGRWGFQAMGEPMPDDVVTPDSLTMALRTSFQPGGDDLDVELHVGDIALRIVTETGKLRVAQVSPPPTITVAPPPDGDPEAVIAAGPGIRLLIGGQVSAAEALDQDIATVVRGDMRVLDTFASTCHIAPVPSEGSRT, from the coding sequence GTGCGTGTTCAACTCGCACCTGCCTTACCGCAAGGAGCTCAACGTCCGGCTCGGCCGCACCCAGGTCGCCGCCCAGGACCCCAACTTCACCGTCACGGTCACCACCCTCCGCTGACTCCCCGCATCCCGACCAACATTCTCTCCACCCGCCTCAAGGAACTCCAGGAGGGCGGGGCGGTGCGCCGCGTCCCCCTGCGCCGATGCGGGCTCGTCTATGAGCTGACGGAGTACGGCCGGGCGCTCGAACCGATCGTGCTCGCGATCGGCCGTTGGGGGTTCCAGGCCATGGGAGAACCGATGCCCGACGACGTGGTCACCCCCGACTCGCTGACGATGGCCCTTCGCACCTCATTCCAGCCCGGAGGCGACGACCTCGACGTCGAACTGCACGTCGGCGACATCGCCCTGCGGATCGTGACCGAGACCGGCAAGCTCCGCGTGGCGCAGGTCTCGCCTCCCCCGACCATCACCGTCGCGCCGCCTCCCGACGGCGACCCGGAGGCGGTCATCGCGGCCGGCCCCGGAATCAGGCTCCTGATCGGCGGCCAGGTGAGCGCAGCCGAGGCGCTCGACCAGGACATCGCGACCGTCGTGCGCGGCGACATGCGGGTGCTCGACACCTTTGCCTCAACCTGCCACATCGCACCGGTGCCGTCCGAAGGGAGCCGGACATGA
- a CDS encoding histidine phosphatase family protein, giving the protein MANDERTRLWLVRHGATGWSENGRHTSVTDLPLLPSGEADARRVGERLSTHQFGLVLSSPRRRAVETARLAGFPDPEIDDDLVEWSYGAGEGLTSVEIRDLIPDWRVWTHGAPKLEREGQFEPGEDVDAVAERLGRVVRRARESGVSDALVFGHGHALRSLAMVWLDFPIRMAAHFPLHTGGVSILGYEKESPALVAWNVGDL; this is encoded by the coding sequence ATGGCCAACGACGAACGAACCAGACTCTGGCTGGTGCGCCACGGCGCGACCGGATGGTCCGAGAACGGACGCCACACATCCGTGACCGACCTGCCCCTCCTTCCTTCGGGCGAGGCTGATGCGCGACGCGTCGGCGAGCGGCTCAGCACGCATCAGTTCGGGCTCGTCCTGTCCAGCCCGCGGCGCCGCGCCGTCGAGACCGCCCGCCTCGCCGGGTTCCCCGATCCGGAGATCGACGACGACCTCGTCGAGTGGTCCTACGGTGCGGGCGAGGGCCTGACCTCGGTGGAGATCCGCGACCTCATCCCCGACTGGCGGGTGTGGACCCATGGAGCGCCGAAGCTGGAGCGCGAAGGACAGTTCGAGCCCGGCGAGGACGTCGACGCGGTGGCCGAGCGGCTCGGCCGGGTCGTCAGGCGAGCCCGTGAGTCCGGAGTCTCGGATGCGCTGGTGTTCGGCCACGGACACGCGCTGCGATCGCTCGCGATGGTCTGGCTCGACTTCCCCATCCGGATGGCCGCCCACTTCCCGCTGCACACCGGTGGGGTGAGCATCCTGGGCTACGAGAAGGAGTCCCCGGCGCTGGTCGCCTGGAACGTCGGCGACCTCTGA
- the serB gene encoding phosphoserine phosphatase SerB, with protein sequence MQIRVTFASAGPIPDALVSMVPPTARATSEETPYGRRITLLTEHPEPDLLRTALRAVAGNVAVAVVTGPLAGTPARLILMDVDSTLTTTEAVDLLAEHAGVGLKVAEITERAMRGELDFGASLAERVATLRGLPASIFDQVGPAMTLSPGAAELVAEAKAAGALVGVTSGGFVQLVEPLAQRLGLDFFNANVLETELLDDTEVLTGRVVGQVVDRDQKARDLLRFAHDNGIDPALTVAVGDGANDLGMFDAAGLSVAYCAKPVTAAAADVALSFPRLDAVAAFAF encoded by the coding sequence ATGCAGATCCGAGTGACGTTCGCCTCCGCAGGCCCCATCCCCGACGCGCTCGTCTCGATGGTGCCCCCGACGGCGAGGGCCACGAGCGAGGAGACCCCCTACGGTCGACGGATCACGCTGCTCACCGAACATCCCGAGCCCGACCTGCTGCGCACCGCCCTGCGTGCCGTGGCGGGCAACGTCGCGGTCGCCGTCGTGACCGGACCCCTCGCCGGCACGCCCGCCCGGCTGATCCTGATGGACGTCGACTCGACGCTGACCACCACCGAGGCGGTGGACCTGTTGGCCGAGCACGCAGGCGTCGGCCTGAAGGTGGCCGAGATCACCGAGCGGGCCATGCGCGGTGAGCTCGACTTCGGGGCCTCGCTCGCAGAACGCGTCGCCACGTTGCGCGGCCTGCCCGCCAGCATCTTCGATCAGGTCGGCCCGGCCATGACGCTCTCCCCCGGCGCCGCCGAACTGGTGGCTGAGGCGAAGGCCGCAGGCGCCCTCGTCGGGGTCACCTCAGGCGGCTTCGTCCAACTGGTCGAGCCGCTCGCGCAGCGCCTCGGACTCGATTTTTTCAACGCGAACGTGCTGGAGACCGAGCTTCTCGACGACACCGAGGTGCTGACCGGTCGAGTGGTCGGCCAGGTCGTCGACCGGGACCAGAAGGCACGCGACCTGCTGCGCTTCGCCCACGACAACGGCATCGATCCCGCGCTCACAGTCGCTGTGGGTGACGGCGCCAACGACCTCGGCATGTTCGATGCGGCCGGCCTGTCGGTGGCCTACTGCGCAAAGCCCGTGACCGCGGCTGCGGCCGACGTGGCCCTGAGCTTCCCGCGGCTGGACGCCGTCGCCGCCTTCGCCTTCTGA
- a CDS encoding class I SAM-dependent methyltransferase, which translates to MTTQPRYTHGHHESVLRSHRWRTAENSAAYLLPHLDSDTVLLDVGSGPGTITADFAGIVAEVTATEIDESALELTRATIAECWVGNVEFAVEDVLALSFPDDSFDIAHAHQVLQHVSDPVQALRELARVTRPGGLVAVRDSDYHGFVWWPRLLELDEWMDLYQSCARANGGEPDAGRRLLGWARAAGLTDVVATSST; encoded by the coding sequence ATGACGACGCAGCCCCGCTACACCCACGGCCACCACGAGTCGGTACTGCGCTCCCACCGGTGGCGGACCGCGGAGAACTCCGCCGCCTACCTGCTGCCCCACCTCGACAGCGACACCGTCCTGCTCGACGTCGGGTCAGGACCCGGCACGATCACCGCAGACTTCGCGGGCATTGTCGCAGAGGTCACCGCGACCGAGATCGACGAGTCGGCGCTCGAACTGACCCGCGCCACCATCGCCGAGTGCTGGGTCGGAAACGTCGAGTTCGCGGTCGAGGACGTGCTCGCCCTGTCGTTTCCCGACGACAGCTTCGACATCGCCCACGCGCACCAGGTGCTGCAGCACGTCTCGGATCCGGTCCAGGCTCTGCGCGAGCTGGCACGGGTGACGAGACCCGGGGGCCTGGTCGCCGTCCGCGACAGCGACTATCACGGGTTCGTCTGGTGGCCCCGGCTCCTGGAGCTCGATGAGTGGATGGACCTCTACCAGAGCTGCGCGCGGGCCAACGGAGGCGAGCCGGACGCGGGACGGCGCCTGCTCGGCTGGGCGAGGGCCGCGGGACTCACCGACGTCGTCGCCACATCGAGCACCTGA
- the cobU gene encoding bifunctional adenosylcobinamide kinase/adenosylcobinamide-phosphate guanylyltransferase, whose translation MEFMVRIDPADDAARALLLQLAELGEVAPMTRGHGAALVLGGARSGKSSWAESQFDGVADVEYVATSQSRADDPEWVERVALHRARRPDAWRTTETTDLASVLRADDATPVLIDCLAVWLDRVLMTAGAWGDAPGWRDAVETQVTDLVAALEDTDREVVLVSNEVGSGIVPATASGRLYRDELGRLNARVAAAVDEVWFCIAGVARRLA comes from the coding sequence ATGGAGTTCATGGTGCGGATCGATCCGGCGGACGACGCGGCGCGCGCGCTGCTGCTGCAGTTGGCCGAGCTCGGCGAGGTCGCGCCCATGACGCGCGGCCACGGAGCGGCGCTTGTGCTCGGAGGTGCCCGCTCGGGGAAGTCGTCCTGGGCCGAGTCCCAGTTCGACGGTGTGGCCGACGTCGAGTACGTCGCCACGAGCCAGTCCCGCGCCGACGATCCGGAGTGGGTCGAGCGCGTCGCCCTGCATCGCGCCCGCCGACCTGACGCCTGGCGCACCACCGAGACGACCGACCTCGCGTCCGTCCTGCGGGCAGACGACGCGACTCCGGTGCTGATCGACTGCCTCGCCGTCTGGCTCGACCGCGTCCTGATGACGGCAGGCGCCTGGGGCGACGCGCCCGGCTGGCGTGACGCGGTCGAGACGCAGGTCACCGACCTGGTCGCGGCGCTCGAGGACACGGACCGCGAGGTGGTACTGGTCAGCAACGAGGTCGGCTCGGGCATCGTGCCCGCCACCGCCTCCGGTCGGCTCTACCGCGACGAACTCGGGCGGCTCAACGCGCGGGTCGCCGCCGCCGTCGATGAGGTCTGGTTCTGCATCGCGGGCGTGGCGAGGAGGCTCGCGTGA
- a CDS encoding 2'-5' RNA ligase family protein: MITVPSQIRDFAEWHGGCRHALVWALEISPSEVDELLSAARRRLDGMLLPRYERQPHVTLTYAGLEPRQGATPSGHLYPPERLERDLTALRRLIPHRVELSVTGWGSFSMAPYLGVEGTGVTELHEALSAPGERYVPHVTIGLYGVAERIDLVAERMAGWPAAAVQVEVGAASLLRYETADIAGPLSTVGRLDLTDGTWSV, encoded by the coding sequence GTGATCACCGTTCCCAGCCAGATCCGAGACTTCGCCGAATGGCACGGCGGCTGCCGCCACGCTCTGGTCTGGGCGCTGGAGATCTCCCCCTCCGAGGTCGACGAGCTGCTGAGCGCAGCGCGCCGTCGGCTCGACGGCATGCTGCTTCCCCGCTACGAGCGCCAGCCCCACGTCACCCTCACCTATGCGGGCCTCGAACCGCGGCAGGGGGCCACGCCCTCGGGACACCTGTACCCACCGGAGCGGCTCGAGCGTGACCTCACGGCACTGCGCCGCCTCATCCCCCACCGGGTCGAGCTGAGCGTCACCGGATGGGGATCGTTCTCCATGGCCCCCTACCTCGGCGTCGAAGGCACCGGGGTGACCGAGCTGCACGAGGCGCTTTCCGCCCCCGGTGAGCGGTACGTCCCGCACGTGACGATCGGTCTCTACGGTGTCGCGGAGCGCATCGACCTGGTCGCGGAGCGCATGGCCGGCTGGCCCGCCGCGGCGGTGCAGGTGGAGGTCGGCGCAGCGTCGCTGCTGCGGTACGAGACCGCGGACATCGCCGGGCCGTTGAGCACCGTCGGCAGGCTCGATCTGACCGACGGCACCTGGTCGGTCTGA
- a CDS encoding class I SAM-dependent methyltransferase produces the protein MRDVVDDLIWDEAPDHAEAVAILDAPALVEDALGLTDDVRVFCDDWRDAAQVDQDLLVEHPSDLAGVDLALARLPKSLAALDEQAASVQGAPEVTFIGGARVKHMNLTMNEVLGKHFAAVSASLGRSKSRVLRAWGPENLESDWPKVRLHEDLGFCVAAHGATFGGTKIDQGTRLLLTALAGKGKLPGIEAETVLDWGSGNGTLSIWLAREGMDVLARDVSWSAVAATTIAAEVNGVDVEATWGTGLDGYADASLDAIVTNPPFHQGVAKDSSDTIAMFDEAARVIRPGGQLWCVFNSHLPYRKELNVRLGRTQVAAQDPNFTVTVTTLR, from the coding sequence ATGCGCGATGTTGTTGACGATCTGATCTGGGACGAGGCCCCCGACCACGCCGAGGCGGTGGCGATCCTCGACGCCCCGGCGCTCGTCGAGGACGCGCTCGGCCTGACCGACGACGTCCGCGTCTTCTGCGACGACTGGCGCGACGCCGCTCAGGTCGACCAGGACCTGCTTGTCGAGCACCCGTCGGATCTCGCCGGGGTCGACCTGGCGCTCGCGCGGCTGCCGAAGTCACTCGCCGCGCTGGACGAGCAGGCGGCGTCGGTGCAGGGCGCGCCGGAGGTGACCTTCATCGGTGGCGCACGGGTCAAGCACATGAACCTGACCATGAACGAGGTGCTCGGCAAGCACTTCGCGGCCGTCTCGGCCTCGCTCGGCAGGTCGAAGTCCCGCGTCCTGCGGGCGTGGGGGCCGGAGAACCTGGAGTCGGACTGGCCGAAGGTCAGGCTGCACGAGGACCTCGGCTTCTGCGTTGCGGCCCACGGCGCGACCTTCGGCGGCACGAAGATCGACCAGGGCACCCGCCTCCTGCTGACGGCTCTTGCTGGCAAGGGGAAGCTGCCGGGCATCGAGGCCGAGACGGTGCTCGACTGGGGATCGGGCAACGGCACGCTGTCGATATGGCTGGCCCGCGAGGGGATGGACGTCCTCGCCCGCGACGTCAGCTGGTCGGCGGTTGCCGCGACCACGATCGCCGCCGAGGTCAACGGCGTCGACGTGGAGGCGACCTGGGGCACAGGCCTCGACGGCTACGCCGATGCGAGCCTCGACGCGATCGTCACCAACCCCCCATTCCACCAGGGCGTGGCGAAGGACTCCTCCGACACGATCGCCATGTTCGACGAGGCGGCCCGAGTGATCCGGCCCGGCGGCCAGCTCTGGTGCGTGTTCAACTCGCACCTGCCTTACCGCAAGGAGCTCAACGTCCGGCTCGGCCGCACCCAGGTCGCCGCCCAGGACCCCAACTTCACCGTCACGGTCACCACCCTCCGCTGA
- a CDS encoding acetyl-CoA hydrolase/transferase family protein produces MSGRIRSEAFRNKVMAAHDAAELVENGWNIGFSGFTGSGYPKAFPEALAAVIDAAHNRGEEFRIGMWTGASTAPELDGALARTGGISYRAPYQSDPEMRTAINNGTTYYQDIHLSHMGPQVSQGFLGKLNLAVVEASAITEDGDVVPSSSIGMNRTYLEHADKVIIEVNSWQSEDLYGMHDVYYPIGALPPNRVPLPIQNAGDRIGDKVMKIDADKVIAIIETNDPDRNTPFKPLDDDSRAIAGNLLDFLGAEVKAGRLPKNLLPLQSGVGNIANAVLAGLLEGPFENLTSFTEVIQDGMVDLIDSGKLTVASATAFSLSPTAAEKMNDNAKFYRDKIVLRPQDVSNHPEAIRRMGVIACNGMIEADIYGNVNSTHVMGSRMQNGIGGSGDFTRNGWISSFVTPSTAKGGAISCIVPMVNHVDHTEHDVQVIITEQGLADLRGLAPRQRAQAIIDNCAHPDFKEPLREYVKLAEKKANGMHTPHDLATALGWHVRFLETGTMAQ; encoded by the coding sequence ATGTCAGGTCGCATCCGTAGCGAGGCGTTCCGGAACAAGGTCATGGCGGCTCACGACGCCGCAGAGCTGGTCGAGAACGGCTGGAACATCGGCTTCTCGGGCTTCACCGGCTCCGGCTACCCGAAGGCGTTCCCGGAGGCGCTCGCCGCTGTGATCGACGCCGCGCACAACCGCGGCGAGGAGTTCCGCATCGGCATGTGGACCGGAGCCTCGACGGCCCCTGAACTCGACGGCGCCCTCGCGCGCACCGGCGGCATCTCGTACCGCGCCCCGTACCAGTCGGACCCCGAGATGCGCACGGCCATCAACAACGGCACGACGTACTACCAGGACATCCATCTGTCCCACATGGGCCCGCAGGTCTCCCAGGGCTTCCTCGGCAAGCTCAACCTCGCCGTCGTCGAGGCGAGCGCGATCACCGAGGACGGCGACGTCGTCCCCTCGTCGTCGATCGGCATGAACCGCACCTACCTCGAGCACGCCGACAAGGTGATCATCGAGGTCAACTCGTGGCAGTCCGAGGACCTCTACGGCATGCACGACGTGTACTACCCGATCGGCGCGCTGCCGCCGAACCGCGTCCCGCTTCCCATCCAGAACGCCGGTGACCGGATCGGCGACAAGGTGATGAAGATCGACGCCGACAAGGTGATCGCGATCATCGAGACCAACGATCCCGACCGCAACACCCCGTTCAAGCCGCTCGACGACGACTCGCGCGCCATCGCGGGCAACCTGCTCGACTTCCTGGGCGCCGAGGTCAAGGCCGGTCGCCTGCCGAAGAACCTGCTTCCGCTGCAGTCCGGCGTCGGCAACATCGCCAACGCCGTCCTCGCCGGCCTGCTCGAGGGACCGTTCGAGAACCTCACCTCCTTCACCGAGGTGATCCAGGACGGCATGGTCGACCTGATCGACTCCGGCAAGCTGACCGTCGCCTCCGCGACGGCGTTCTCCCTCTCCCCCACCGCGGCGGAGAAGATGAACGACAACGCCAAGTTCTACCGCGACAAGATCGTGTTGCGGCCGCAGGACGTCTCGAACCACCCCGAGGCGATCCGTCGCATGGGCGTCATCGCCTGCAACGGCATGATCGAGGCCGACATCTATGGCAACGTGAACTCCACCCACGTGATGGGCTCGCGCATGCAGAACGGCATCGGCGGCTCCGGCGACTTCACCCGCAACGGCTGGATCTCCTCGTTCGTCACCCCGTCGACGGCGAAGGGCGGCGCGATCTCCTGCATCGTCCCGATGGTCAACCACGTCGACCACACCGAGCACGACGTCCAGGTGATCATCACCGAGCAGGGCCTCGCCGACCTGCGTGGCCTCGCCCCGCGCCAGCGTGCGCAGGCGATCATCGACAACTGCGCGCACCCGGACTTCAAGGAGCCCCTGCGCGAGTACGTGAAGCTGGCTGAGAAGAAGGCCAACGGCATGCACACGCCGCACGACCTGGCGACCGCGCTCGGCTGGCACGTCCGGTTCCTCGAGACGGGCACCATGGCCCAGTGA
- a CDS encoding siderophore-interacting protein: protein MPPRQRTLRRATVTSTERLSPQLIRLTLDSPDLIGAELPFTDHYVKLVFAPEGAPYSWPFDPEQEKAAHPEHPPVTRTYSVRSLDATTGELVIDFVVHGDEGLAGPWAANAAAGDEIGFFGPGGAWAPQPGYDHFILAGDEAAAPAICAALEHIPDGTRASAYLEIADPSATFPVPARENVEVFWVPRSGAAYGVELARAVRDLDVPEGRVGWFVHGVAGMIKELRRHLFVELGVPRADASISGYWRAGMNEDGWQSSKHDFVAEMDSSEVAAGAEPSPEKRPKRA, encoded by the coding sequence ATGCCTCCTCGCCAGCGAACGCTGCGCCGCGCAACGGTCACCTCGACCGAGCGCCTGTCCCCCCAGCTGATCCGGCTCACGCTCGACAGCCCCGATCTCATCGGGGCTGAGCTCCCCTTCACCGACCACTACGTCAAGTTGGTCTTCGCACCCGAGGGGGCGCCCTACAGCTGGCCCTTCGACCCTGAGCAGGAGAAGGCCGCGCATCCGGAGCACCCGCCCGTCACACGGACGTACTCGGTCCGCTCGCTCGACGCGACGACGGGAGAACTCGTCATCGACTTCGTGGTCCACGGCGACGAGGGGCTCGCCGGGCCGTGGGCCGCCAATGCCGCGGCAGGAGACGAGATCGGCTTCTTCGGCCCGGGCGGTGCCTGGGCACCACAGCCCGGCTACGACCACTTCATCCTCGCCGGGGACGAGGCCGCCGCCCCCGCGATCTGCGCCGCCCTCGAGCACATCCCGGACGGGACACGCGCCAGCGCCTACCTGGAGATCGCCGACCCCAGCGCCACGTTCCCCGTTCCCGCGCGCGAGAATGTGGAGGTGTTCTGGGTTCCACGCTCCGGCGCCGCCTACGGGGTCGAGCTCGCACGGGCGGTGCGTGACCTCGACGTGCCCGAGGGCCGGGTCGGCTGGTTCGTGCACGGCGTGGCGGGCATGATCAAGGAGCTCCGCCGCCACCTCTTCGTCGAACTCGGGGTGCCCCGTGCCGACGCCTCCATCTCCGGCTACTGGAGGGCAGGCATGAACGAGGACGGCTGGCAGAGCTCCAAGCACGACTTCGTCGCCGAGATGGACTCCTCCGAGGTCGCCGCCGGAGCGGAGCCATCACCGGAGAAGAGGCCGAAGCGGGCGTGA
- a CDS encoding DUF4432 family protein — MSNTLPTGRRHLVGGPRQLARVLRCELTEGQAAGAPTLVVHNPGGISFDVALDKALDIDWADALGIPLAWSSTSGRVDARRYDAIGRGWGSTFGGGLLATCGLASTGAPTEVDGVAYGQHGRISHTPAEQVTWQVEPGEVRITGTAVEGTPGEPALRLSRTISASTKEARLSIVDMVSNEGFAPAGHMFRHHLNFGYPLVSENSRLTTEVIPIGTRDGARPGPLSADQFLFRVADRPVDEMVWYADSGDGRAELVSPDAGVRLKLDWSIDTFPRFIVWRNASPGVNVLGLEPSTSRDGGRDETAESGELIMLQPGEARTYVTEITVERL, encoded by the coding sequence GTGAGCAACACCCTCCCGACCGGCCGCCGTCACCTTGTCGGCGGCCCCCGCCAACTGGCACGCGTGCTGCGCTGCGAGCTGACCGAGGGGCAAGCGGCCGGCGCGCCGACCCTGGTGGTGCACAACCCCGGCGGCATCTCCTTCGACGTGGCACTGGACAAGGCCCTCGACATCGACTGGGCCGATGCACTGGGCATCCCGCTCGCCTGGTCGTCGACGTCGGGCCGGGTCGACGCCCGACGCTACGACGCCATCGGGCGCGGCTGGGGCTCGACCTTCGGCGGTGGCCTGCTCGCCACGTGCGGGCTCGCCAGCACCGGCGCACCCACCGAGGTGGACGGCGTGGCTTACGGCCAGCACGGCAGAATCAGCCACACCCCCGCCGAGCAGGTCACGTGGCAGGTGGAACCCGGAGAGGTGAGGATCACGGGCACCGCCGTCGAGGGCACGCCCGGCGAGCCGGCTCTGCGCCTGTCCCGCACCATCAGCGCGAGCACCAAGGAGGCCCGGCTCAGCATCGTCGACATGGTCTCCAACGAGGGCTTCGCCCCCGCAGGCCACATGTTCCGCCACCATCTCAACTTCGGCTACCCGCTCGTCTCCGAGAACAGCAGGCTCACCACCGAGGTGATCCCGATCGGAACCCGCGACGGGGCACGCCCCGGCCCGCTTTCTGCCGACCAGTTCCTGTTTCGAGTCGCGGACCGCCCTGTCGACGAGATGGTCTGGTACGCAGACAGCGGCGATGGGCGCGCCGAGCTCGTCTCCCCCGACGCCGGGGTGAGGCTCAAGCTCGACTGGTCGATCGACACCTTCCCCAGGTTCATCGTGTGGCGCAACGCCTCCCCCGGAGTCAACGTCCTCGGCCTCGAGCCGTCGACGTCGCGCGACGGCGGACGCGACGAGACCGCCGAGTCCGGGGAGCTGATCATGCTGCAGCCGGGAGAGGCCCGCACCTACGTCACCGAGATCACCGTCGAACGGCTCTGA
- the cobS gene encoding adenosylcobinamide-GDP ribazoletransferase, which produces MRALLAAVGLFTVIPVRPFDVDRRAASRAMAALPVLGLLLGLAAGAVAGLLGWLTSPLLGAVVGLALLAWLTGALHLDGVADTADGLGSRKPADEALAIMRRSDIGPMGVVVLVFVLGLDVASLASLPTPALVVAALAGAVMVSRLAVTVATVSRSSARVSGFGALFVGVTSTATAVVNALVAALVVVALGWLGAGWRGAVALSAASLVAGIVARLWGGRLVRRLGGWTGDTFGSLIEVTQAAFLLSAAVATGALF; this is translated from the coding sequence GTGAGGGCACTGCTCGCCGCCGTCGGGCTGTTCACCGTCATCCCGGTGCGTCCGTTCGACGTCGACCGGCGCGCCGCTTCGCGCGCCATGGCCGCCCTTCCGGTGCTCGGCCTGCTGCTCGGCCTCGCCGCTGGCGCCGTTGCGGGGCTCCTCGGCTGGCTGACCTCGCCCCTGCTCGGCGCCGTGGTCGGGCTCGCGCTGCTCGCGTGGCTGACCGGAGCGCTCCATCTCGACGGTGTGGCCGACACCGCCGACGGCCTCGGCTCGCGCAAACCGGCAGACGAGGCGTTGGCCATCATGCGTCGCTCCGATATCGGCCCTATGGGCGTCGTCGTCCTGGTCTTCGTGCTCGGCCTGGACGTCGCGTCGCTCGCCTCGCTGCCGACCCCGGCCCTTGTGGTTGCTGCCCTGGCGGGCGCCGTCATGGTGTCGCGGCTGGCGGTGACGGTGGCGACGGTGTCGCGCTCGTCCGCGCGGGTCTCCGGCTTCGGGGCCCTGTTCGTCGGCGTCACCTCGACGGCGACCGCCGTCGTCAACGCGCTCGTGGCCGCGCTCGTGGTTGTCGCGCTCGGCTGGCTCGGCGCGGGCTGGCGAGGGGCGGTCGCGCTGTCCGCGGCCTCGCTCGTCGCAGGCATCGTCGCGCGCCTGTGGGGCGGCCGGCTGGTGCGCAGGCTCGGCGGATGGACAGGCGACACCTTCGGTTCGCTGATCGAGGTGACCCAGGCGGCATTCCTGCTCAGCGCGGCCGTCGCCACGGGCGCCCTGTTCTGA
- a CDS encoding S1C family serine protease, whose amino-acid sequence MSNEQNPNPWSREAWSGTSPEQQPTWPHTGQASSHPSTPAQPSASYPQPRTAPTQSQQWASPTSAFGTPQSAQTATATQKKTGKGRTRLAGVLAVALLAAGVGGGAGFAASQLTDQGASSAATTTTGETSGGTSTTVVQGDPSNPDWAAVAAAASKSVVAIDVVTSSGEGQGSGVVIDGEGHIVTNNHVVSGAQGGTVTVLLGNSSYEAKLIGTDPSTDLAVIKLVDPPSDLNVMAYGDNKSLVVGEPVMAIGNPLGLADTVTTGIVSALNRPVTTSAVTEQQQDPGFGQMTRQTSADTVVTAAIQTNAAINPGNSGGALVNTKGELVGITSSIASLSSGQGQSGNIGIGFAIGSDQVQYVADQLIANGTAQHPQLGISARDVEGTGQLGAVVAQVNQGSPAAEAGLRADDLVTAVNGEPVTSSESLVALVRSGRVGQPMDLTVVRNGSEEQVSVTPVAAGA is encoded by the coding sequence ATGAGCAACGAGCAGAACCCGAACCCCTGGAGCCGCGAAGCATGGAGCGGCACCTCCCCTGAGCAGCAGCCCACCTGGCCACACACCGGCCAGGCCAGCAGCCATCCCTCGACCCCGGCGCAGCCCTCGGCCAGCTACCCGCAGCCGCGCACGGCACCGACCCAGAGCCAGCAGTGGGCCTCCCCCACCTCCGCCTTCGGCACCCCGCAGTCGGCACAGACGGCCACCGCCACCCAGAAGAAGACCGGGAAGGGCCGCACCCGCCTCGCCGGAGTGCTGGCCGTTGCCCTGCTCGCGGCAGGCGTCGGCGGCGGGGCAGGCTTCGCCGCCTCGCAGCTGACCGACCAGGGCGCAAGCAGCGCTGCCACCACCACCACCGGCGAGACCTCCGGCGGGACGAGCACCACCGTGGTGCAGGGCGACCCGTCCAACCCCGACTGGGCGGCAGTCGCGGCCGCCGCCTCCAAGTCCGTGGTGGCGATCGACGTCGTCACCTCGAGCGGTGAAGGGCAGGGCTCCGGCGTCGTCATCGACGGCGAGGGCCACATCGTGACCAACAACCACGTCGTCTCCGGGGCCCAGGGAGGGACGGTCACCGTCCTGCTCGGCAACAGCTCCTACGAGGCGAAGCTGATCGGAACCGATCCGTCGACCGACCTGGCCGTGATCAAGCTGGTCGACCCGCCGTCCGACCTCAACGTGATGGCGTACGGCGACAACAAGTCGCTCGTCGTGGGCGAGCCGGTCATGGCGATCGGCAACCCGCTCGGGCTGGCCGACACCGTCACCACGGGCATCGTCTCGGCCCTGAACCGCCCCGTCACGACCAGCGCGGTGACCGAACAGCAGCAGGACCCCGGCTTCGGTCAGATGACCCGCCAGACGTCCGCCGACACCGTCGTCACCGCCGCCATCCAGACCAACGCCGCGATCAACCCCGGCAACTCCGGCGGCGCACTGGTCAACACCAAGGGCGAACTGGTCGGCATCACCTCGTCGATCGCCTCGCTCTCCAGCGGGCAGGGCCAGTCCGGCAACATCGGCATCGGATTCGCCATCGGCTCGGACCAGGTCCAGTACGTGGCCGACCAGCTGATCGCCAACGGCACCGCGCAGCACCCGCAGCTCGGGATCTCCGCTCGCGACGTCGAGGGCACCGGCCAGCTGGGCGCGGTCGTCGCGCAGGTCAACCAGGGCTCCCCCGCCGCCGAGGCGGGCCTGCGAGCCGATGACCTGGTCACCGCGGTCAACGGCGAGCCGGTCACCTCCAGCGAGTCGCTCGTCGCGCTCGTCCGCTCCGGACGGGTCGGCCAGCCCATGGACCTGACGGTCGTGCGCAACGGCTCCGAGGAGCAGGTGAGCGTGACCCCGGTCGCTGCCGGCGCCTGA